Part of the Psilocybe cubensis strain MGC-MH-2018 chromosome 11, whole genome shotgun sequence genome is shown below.
CAGCGATGCATTCAGCATCGTATTCAAACACTTCTGCAACTCCCTATTTCCTCCGACAAGCGGAGAACATATTAACATAATAGTTTTCCACGCCACGCACTAATGAACCAAATATAACCATACAATGGACTTTAGGTTGGATGTTCGAAGTCTGACTCCGACGTAAGCAAATTAGGACCCGGCACCGAAGTCACCACCCTACCCTACCCATTCTTGAACTATAGAGTTCATTTATCGAAGCCGAGATTGTTCAACAACAGGAGCAAAAGCAAGAACTGGAATATAGGAGGAACATGAATCACGACCAATCACAAATGTTGGCTGAACGTAACTTAAAAGGTACGCATTAGTACTTTGACCACTGTCTGGTTTTTTTCATCTCCATACCATCTCTATATAGATGTTTCatcaggagaagaagagacgGCACTGTTCTGTAATGAACAAACAATGAAGATTTTACAAGCTGTTTGCGTTTTCTATTGCCCACCTATCACATACGTAACTGATGCGATCGTATGCCTTTTCAGAAATTATCGGAGATGAATCAAATACTTAAGCTGCCTGAGAAGGAAAGATTCGAGAGGATTCGCGATTATGTTACGAAGAGGAAACGTGTGATAAAGGAGCGAGAGGATgcacaacaacaacgcatCCTTGAAGAGAAGAAACGCGCTGATGAAGCGGAGAAAAAAGCCAAACAACGTATCcttgaagagaagaaaaaagccGAGCAACGTATCCTTGAAGAGAAGAAACGCGCTGATGAAGCGGAGAAAAAAGCCGAGCAACGTATCCTTGAAGCGAAGAAACGCTCGGACGAAGTGATAGCCGAATTCAACAAAGGCATTGCTCCAGTGAGTTTAGAAAGTTTTTTCGGTAGCTTGTGCTGACTTGGATTCCAGTTTGTCCGTGCTTTACAACTGACGTCGCTCCGAAAACTACAGGACAATGTCCACAAAAAGTTATCAAACCAAATCGGTGCATCATGGGAGGACATCAGAGAGATGTCAGAGGAAGATTTACGGTCGAAAGCGCCTAATGTCGACGCTTCGCGGGCGATGGCGTTGATAAAAGCTGTGAAAGATTACCGAGATCTTCGTCGAGGGTACATTTCGGATGCCTACACCGCCAAACTAGAGGAAATTTGGACAGCACTGAACCATCTGTACCAGCCTCGTGAACCCGACTTGCAGGCTTATCACAGTGATAATCATCTCCTGGAAGCTTGCTACAATTTGTTGAAGGCGCAACAGTAGATGCTTTTTTGTATAAGTAAACTTCAAAGTTGTAACACAACTGTGTCAAGCTTGTCCTCTGTAGGAGAATCGTCGGCGTTGAATGATGGTCACATTAGATCATAAAATACTCGGAACCTGTAACATGCAGCGTAAGCATCCAAAGTTATATGTTCTGGAGCGCACTGGATATATATTTATTCTCTGGGACAATGTTCTGACTCCATATGGGAGGCCTATATCATCGATAACAGGCCACCTCGTTGCACCTGTGTGTAAAAACTGTGTGAGTCATCAACATGAATACAGAGGTACTTCATCAGATAAGACTAGAAAATCCCAGGACCATAGGTTCTATACTGACCTGCCACGACGCTCAAATCCATCCATGCTATACCATGGGTAGTGCTGCTCTTCAAGACGACAGAGCTTATACCCTTATTCTGGACGTCATGGATTGCGACCCGACCTGTATTTCGACAGGAACTCAGGATCCTGGTTCCAATACTAGTGTAGAGAAGGGCCAAACTGGGATCACCGACATAGCACGAGCGAGTGAAATTCTTGTTCAATGTTTAGCAACGTTCGTAGAGGCCGATTACCTCTTGCAAAGGCCGACGGTAATTAAAGAGAACAAACACAAGTTCTATACTAATGCCAGTAAGCTCGTTCAAAACGAACATTCTCTTTAATCGTCAAGTAATCATGATGGCTTACGGAATTCTCGAAGCGTTTGAACCTGCGCGACCTCAAGGAGTGCATTTACTGGCTCAGCACCATCGCCATACCAATTTCAAGCTTCACACACCGAGTGTCGCAAAACGAAATGGATTTGTGGCGCATCTGGCGGGGGTTCTTGAGAATATAAAGAGAAGTGAGAACGATACATATGACTCACTGGATGGTATGTTGCGAGTTCTGCGTATATTAAATCAGAAGCTTTATCCATTCCAGACACAAACGCCTGTGACAACCAGCTATCAGGGGACGTGTATAGCACTATATACAATTTCTCAAAATTAAAATTGCTTCGAAGAGAGGTACTGGCACTATGATTTATCTTCTTCACTATGTCTGATTAATCTCACCTAGATTCCGACTTCACATTGTGTGTTGGATGAAATTGCAAACGAAATGGGCAATCGCGGATCTAAGTCATCTTGCTCAGAACCACTGAACGAACTCCAGAATAAATTCAATCACCCTCAACAATCTTTAGGATTAGGCATCGGTGAATTGGTAAAGTTATTGGTTGATCCCAGTGAGTAGGATGAAACATTGGTTTCCCGAATCCAGGTTTACGAGCCTGATGCTACATTATCTGATAGCGTCGGTACTAATGATTCGAAATCGGAAGAAGACGAGTCGCCATCTCGCCGTGGCACGCCACCACCAGAAAATAATCAAATCAATCCACCCAGTACTACTCCCGGTAGGAGAAACAGAATGAAATCTGAAGAGCCACACAAGGTATGGTCTCCACTTGTTTGTGGTTTGAATGTACCATTCATGATAGTGTTTTTTCCTCATTGGTTTAGAGCAGAGTGGATGTTCTTAACATGACTTCCAAGCTCTACATTAGGATCATGTTTGAAATGACCCTTTCAAAGTGCGAGGCGATGTATATTGCCGCAAATGGGTTGGATGGTCAAAAAAATTGGTGGGTTAATATTGCCGTCGAAGGCCCCAGTAGGTTGCGTGAACTGGGAAATGTGACAGCACATAGTGCTGATAAAACAACATTAAAAACAATTGCCGATTTGAATGTTCTCCCACAAAGAGACTTGGACAATGTTGTATTGATGCATGACTTTATATATAGCTAACTTGTGTAATTGCTAGTGTATTATGTCGTATGAATCCAGCTATTTCTATCTTCAATCAGCTTGATTAACCCAGCACCGACATCATTGCCAAATACCCATCATTAGATAAGAGGTTCCCCCCGTTACATGAAGTTCGTGACGACATTACAAGTATGATACCTATTGCAAACATTTGAAAAAACTACACCTTAAAAATCGAATAACTGAGCGGTAAGAAAAACAACCTTCAAAAGAAATTATCAAAAAAACGAGTATTTAAATACTAAATAAATTGTCAGCCTGGCAGGATAGTTGGGGTATTGCTGTGTATTCTTCAAGACAAATCTATTGGCTGCGACCATCCGACCGTCAATTGCAACAACCTCCCCATACCTTTTTCGTTCTGTTTTCTGATCCTAAGCGAACCGTTTCATTAGCAGAACTTGCTTCACGAAAATGCATTGTTCGCGCTTCGACCCATTCTTCATATTCCCAACGACGCACCACGCGCTGTGCGATATACTCAAAGACGTCCGCCACGCCTTCGCCGGTCTTGGCAGAGGTGAAAAAAAGCTTGGGTCCGCGCTCAGGGGGTATGGGTGTTGAGGACGGAATGAGAGGAGAGACAGAAGGTGTAGATACCCCCGCGGCTGCAGCACTCTCGCGTGCGTAAAGGCTGGGGGTAATGGTCGGCGCGCTTCCAGAGCTCGTGCTATTAGACGAGAGAATAGTTGTGCTGCGCCGCCGCACGCTCCCTGAGGGACTTATAGTCTCGACTTCACTGAGACTAGAATTGGAAACCGAACTAGACCAAGGTTCTGGGGAGGACCGCGCAGACTGATaatatgatgatgatggggtATGGTATATTGTGAGAGTGGTATGTGTTGTAGTCATGGTCCCAGAGTAGAATCGCGAGGAGGAGCGAGACCTTGACTTTGACAGTTGATGTTTTGGGGAGTGCGAGGATTCACGTGTATGATGATGGGTGCGAGGTTGGGGAGCAATTGCGATAGACGGAGTACGCGTGCTGATGTTGGTGGAAGAGAAGCTTGAACTTGGAGTCGGGAATTGCGGCGACCTGCTGGAAATACTCGGAGGTAGGATGCTGATATCAGAAGGCGGAACTAACTCATCCAGAAACTCCAACGCCTCCGACTCTGATACAACATTGTCCCCACCACCCTTCCCTACCATGTCAATCTTGTTCCCGACCACGACACAGCAGTAATCATTCATGTCGGCATCGTTTGCCACCGGTGCGCGATCACAAAAGTCTGCCCACCATTTCTTCATCGCCAACATGGTCTCCGGAGCGTTCACGTCGAACATGAGAAGGGCTGCATCTGCGCCTCGAAAAAACGCCGTTGAGAGACTCGAAAATCGCTCCTGTCCCGCTGTGTCCTGGAAAAGGTATTAGCCTGGCATTTACCACAGCCAAAACAGAATATATGGACCCAAATTTGCAGAGTGACTGACTGGTCTGGTTGTGTAGGATGTGGGAGAACCTTTGTAATGAAGTCCGCTCCTATTGTAGCCCTGTATCCATTCGAAAATCGACCCGAGATGTACTGGTGATTATAAGTTACCCGAGGCCGTTAGAAAATTGATCACTCACCTTTCCTCTAAGGCTTGTTTTTCCAACTCCTGATGACCCTATTACTACTAGTTTCACTGTTGGCATATCTTCCGTCTTCGCAGTCGTCGGCGTCGATGGACGTTCATGGGGGTTGTAAGTGAAGTGTCGGTCATCGTCCAAGCGGGAGCAAAAAGCGGAGTCTGAAATATTGGAAAGCCGCGGGCAGGAAGCATCATTATAATTGTTTCACGTATTTGCTAAAGTAGAAATTGAAGCGATAGCATCAGGTATAATAATCATTCTAATCATTGCTATAAAATTTCAGCGTAAGTTCTCGGAAGGCTTAGTATTCCTGGTGACTTTACCACATGAAGTAACGAGGAAACTCACGGACTAGAGGCAGGTGTCAAACCGGTGCTCTTGTATAAAGTCTCGACGTTGAACATTGAGCCTTTAACCCGCAGTGCTTCACGTTAGTAACTTGTATTTAATTTTAGGAAACACATCctcaaaaatgaaaagattGGCCAGTACTCGATGTAGACATGATACGTAAACCGATGTCTCTCCTCCCTGAAAGGCTGGTCACTCCGTCCGATTGCTTACTGTaaaatttcaaaatttaaGGGCCATTCGGCGCCACTACCAAAAACAGCTTTAAAGACTGTAGCACTATCAATGGCGACTTTTTTCAAAGTAAATGGCCATGGTGGGGAGGCATTGGTACTCCATATGCATATTTTCTTACAGCCACCCGTGCATATCATGTTTGGTTGTATACTTGAACGATACTGGGGGCCAGGTACGCAGTGACAGGCTATCTAAACCTTTATGTTACTATCACCCCATTCTGTAATGATATCGCTTGTCAATCAATGAGATGACGCAAACACTGACTGCATATTTCTATGTACTACCCACACTACATCATCGACCTTGTACGATGCTGATGGGACGCTGTATCTTCGTTTTCATCCCATTATTTTCAACTCcacaacaaaaacaagagCCCCACTTGACATGGGAATGCCAGGCTTCCCTCAGAGTTTCGCGAGATAAACATACCAGAAATATACAAATTAATTATGACATATCAGCGCCTAAGGGTATCGCATGCGTCCCTGTCCACACAAAGAGCAACACAACATAGTGCGAACCTGGCCTCTCGCAAAGTATAAAGAGGCGTCTGTGTTCGCCAGTCTTTCTTCAGCTCGAACAATCCTCACAGTTCAGTTAACACACTTAAACATGCAATTCAAGACCCTCGCTGCTACCGTCGCACTCGGTGCTACCCTTGCTGCCGCCACAGGATCCCCCGCCAGTCAATGCAACACCGGTGGTCTCCAATGCTGCAACAGCACCGGCACCGCCAACAGTGATGCCATTTCCAAGATCCTCGGCCTTTTGGGCATCGTCGTTCAAGACGTCACCGCCCTCGTTGGTGTCAACTGCAGCCCCATCAGTGTCATTGGTATCGGCGGAAACTCCTGGTCAGTGGCTATCAACTCTTTCTAATATTTATCATGTCTAACGTACATGTATATAGCACCGCTCAACCCGTCTGCTGCACCAATAACAGCTTCGGTATGACACTTTTTTACTCAAAATTTTATGGTTAAACTGCTTTTATACTCATGTTTATTATGTAGGCGGCCTGGTCGCGCTTGGTTGCTCCCCCGTCGACCTCAACCTTTGAGCAACTTATCAATATGCTGTCCGTTAGAAAGATGAACATGGAATGGAGACCTCGCGATTATCTAGTATCCAGATGACTagttttctttccatttattGTATTTCGTGTCTTGTAAATCTTTTTTGCCACGATTATACACATCTTTCCAAGACCATTTAATTTTCGTCATTGTCAAGAATTCGTGGATGATTACACTAACCACTTTCTTTGCATATGAAGAGATACAGTAGGTCGCGGAAAGCCACCCTAGGGGTTTATCCGGATTCTAACGGATTAAAGGATGCCGCAGGGCTGACCATTCAAGTCCGGACCTGGCGGATGTGATGCCTGAATTGTCGATTATGCAATTCTGTCGGTGCTGAAGCGCTGAGGCGTCAAAATTTACATTTTTGGAAGTACCCCTGAGAAGGTAtcacgccggacaaaaatgctgacacgccggacaaa
Proteins encoded:
- a CDS encoding Fruiting body protein SC3; translated protein: MQFKTLAATVALGATLAAATGSPASQCNTGGLQCCNSTGTANSDAISKILGLLGIVVQDVTALVGVNCSPISVIGIGGNSCTAQPVCCTNNSFGGLVALGCSPVDLNL